In Candidatus Obscuribacterales bacterium, the following are encoded in one genomic region:
- a CDS encoding glycosyltransferase family 2 protein — protein sequence MIDDAHPGNLKASFERGLAGRRPKAAIALSAVWAVTITLHLVSWGIWFVLGLTLLVGLHTLRLIVARPRSVPSVLTSENPDDYPYVSLMVSAKNEEAVVGSLVRSLCNLDYPSDRYDLWIIDDYSTDRTPELLDQLALQYPRLHVVHRPADAGGGKSGALNQVYPKVKGEFIAVFDADAQVPVDLLRRVIPLFDRPQVGAVQVRKAVLQGNERHPRPRNFWILGQVAEMALDSYFQQQRIAIGGVGELRGNGQFVRRQALDSCGGWNEETITDDLDLTLRLHFDRWDIDFLMVPAVEEEGVTKAIALWHQRSRWAEGGYQRYLDYWRLMSRNRLGVGKTIDLLVFWLMQYLLPTAAVPDTLMAIARSSPPLLSPLTGMTVLLSLFGMVIGLRRIHSSDYLLREAALGTERSPQLRPEMPLWRTLVQSIRGTLYMMHWLLVVASTTARISVRPKRLKWVKTAHQGTDEVLLDIPGQS from the coding sequence ATGATTGATGACGCTCATCCTGGCAACCTCAAGGCATCCTTTGAACGAGGTCTGGCAGGACGTCGTCCCAAAGCTGCGATCGCCCTATCAGCAGTGTGGGCGGTGACGATTACGCTTCATTTGGTCTCTTGGGGCATTTGGTTTGTTCTCGGACTGACCCTATTGGTAGGGCTACATACCCTGCGCCTAATCGTAGCTCGCCCTCGGTCGGTGCCATCGGTGTTGACCAGTGAAAATCCTGATGATTATCCCTATGTCTCGCTGATGGTCTCGGCCAAAAATGAGGAGGCAGTGGTGGGTTCTCTGGTGCGATCGCTCTGTAATCTGGACTATCCCAGCGATCGCTACGACCTGTGGATTATTGATGATTACAGCACCGATCGCACACCGGAACTGTTGGATCAACTGGCGCTGCAATATCCCCGGCTCCATGTCGTCCACCGTCCAGCCGATGCCGGCGGCGGTAAATCAGGGGCTTTGAACCAAGTCTATCCTAAGGTTAAAGGTGAGTTTATTGCGGTGTTTGATGCCGATGCTCAAGTACCCGTGGATTTGTTACGCCGGGTGATTCCTTTGTTTGACCGTCCGCAGGTAGGCGCGGTGCAGGTGCGCAAAGCCGTGTTGCAGGGAAATGAGAGGCATCCCCGTCCTCGAAATTTCTGGATCCTGGGTCAGGTGGCGGAAATGGCGTTGGATAGCTATTTCCAGCAGCAGCGCATTGCCATTGGCGGCGTGGGTGAGCTGCGGGGCAATGGTCAATTTGTGCGGCGGCAGGCGTTGGATAGCTGCGGCGGCTGGAATGAAGAAACCATCACCGATGATCTAGATCTCACCCTCAGGCTGCATTTTGATCGCTGGGATATTGATTTCCTGATGGTGCCTGCCGTGGAAGAAGAGGGCGTTACAAAAGCGATCGCTCTTTGGCATCAACGTAGTCGCTGGGCAGAGGGTGGCTATCAGCGCTATCTAGACTATTGGCGGCTCATGTCCCGTAATCGTTTGGGCGTAGGCAAAACTATTGATCTACTGGTCTTCTGGCTCATGCAGTACCTGCTGCCCACGGCGGCAGTTCCAGATACGCTGATGGCGATCGCCCGCAGTAGTCCGCCGCTGCTCAGTCCATTAACGGGGATGACAGTGCTGCTTTCACTCTTTGGCATGGTGATTGGTCTGCGCCGCATCCACAGCAGTGATTATCTACTGCGAGAAGCAGCCTTAGGCACAGAACGATCGCCCCAACTACGTCCCGAGATGCCGCTGTGGCGTACGCTTGTACAATCCATCCGCGGCACTCTTTATATGATGCACTGGTTGCTGGTAGTAGCCAGTACCACGGCACGCATTTCGGTACGTCCCAAACGGCTGAAGTGGGTGAAAACAGCCCACCAAGGAACAGACGAGGTATTACTGGATATTCCTGGACAGTCCTAG